One window of the Rosa rugosa chromosome 3, drRosRugo1.1, whole genome shotgun sequence genome contains the following:
- the LOC133737385 gene encoding agamous-like MADS-box protein AGL80, which produces MARRRVRLHYIANESSRKTTFRKRKKSLLKKVDEISTLCDIKAAAIIYSPFDSEPEVFPSHPEVRQLLTRFRDMPEMDKTRKMVDQETFLRQRIDKAREQTKKVKRENRDKEISQIMFSCLKGKSVFDLEMRDLHDLYFIIERNLMELEIKKQDKQEKNQENKLNLVEAVPAAAELGRMMRSVFGEGTSRGMEYEADAVPNDANVVPNDAGYGLDIVAATNVFKGDLEASPGRAPV; this is translated from the coding sequence atGGCTAGAAGGAGGGTGAGATTGCACTACATCGCCAATGAGAGTTCCCGAAAAACCACATtcaggaaaagaaagaagagccTTCTAAAGAAGGTAGACGAGATAAGCACTCTCTGTGACATCAAGGCCGCGGCAATCATCTACAGCCCCTTTGACTCTGAGCCGGAGGTCTTCCCAAGTCATCCAGAAGTCCGCCAACTGCTGACGAGGTTCCGAGATATGCCGGAAATGGACAAGACAAGAAAGATGGTCGACCAGGAGACCTTCTTAAGACAGCGTATAGATAAAGCTCGGGAGCAGACCAAAAAGGTAAAAAGAGAAAATCGGGATAAGGAGATCTCTCAGATCATGTTTAGCTGTTTGAAGGGTAAAAGCGTCTTTGACCTAGAAATGAGGGATCTGCATGACCTCTACTTTATCATCGAACGCAACCTCATGGAGCTTGAAATAAAGAAGCAGGACAAGCAGGAGAAAAACCAAGAGAACAAGCTCAACCTTGTGGAAGCTGTACCAGCTGCGGCGGAGCTCGGCCGGATGATGAGGAGTGTATTTGGAGAGGGAACTAGCAGAGGCATGGAGTATGAAGCAGATGCAGTACCAAATGATGCAAATGTAGTACCAAATGATGCAGGTTACGGCTTAGATATTGTAGCAGCAACCAATGTTTTCAAAGGCGATTTAGAGGCGAGCCCGGGGCGCGCTCCGGTGTAA